A segment of the Serratia fonticola genome:
CCATGATCTGAGCTTTGCGTTTGTTTGCTTGCTCGATGATCACCTGAGCTTCTGCTTTGGCAGTTTTCAGCTGGTCGGTCGCATTGGCTTGCGCTAAGTCCAAATCTTTTTTGGCACGTTCTGCAGAAGCGAGACCATCAGCAATTTCTTTCTGACGCTTCTCGATGGCAGCCATAATTGGCGGCCATACATACTTCATACAGAACCAGACAAACAGGATGAACGCGATAGCCTGGCCGAGGATTGTTGCGTTAAGATTCACAGCACAATGCCTCTATAAAAGTTAATAATGTGGTTTCTTTGCAGAGCGTGAGCCCTACTTACGCGACAGCAAACATCACGTACAGCCCCAGACCAACAGCGATCATCGGGATGGCGTCAACCAGACCCATAACGATAAAGAACTGTGTACGCAGCAGAGGAATCAGGTCAGGCTGACGTGCAGCGCCTTCCAAGAATTTACCACCCAGGATGCCGATACCGATCGCAGCACCGATTGCCGCTAAACCCATCATCACAGCGGCAGCCATGTACAGCAGATCCATACTCAGGTTTTCCATGACAGTCTCCAGTTTGTTTCAGTTTATAAAGTGCTAGTGTTTTAAGAAAATCAGTGCTCTTCAGATGCCATCGACAGATAGACAATCGTCAGAACCATGAAAATAAAGGCTTGAAGCGTAATGATCAGGATGTGGAAGATTGCCCAAGGCAAACTCAGGATCCACTGTGACCACCACGGCAACAGGCCGGCAATCAGGATGAAGATCAACTCACCCGCATACATGTTGCCGAACAGTCGCAGACCCAGAGAAACAGGTTTGGACAGCAGGCTGACACCTTCAAGAATCAGGTTGATTGGAATGAACACCGGGTGGTTGAACGGCTGCATGGTTAACTCTTTAACGAACCCACCAACGCCTTTCATTTTGATGCTATAGAACAGAATCAGGACAAATACGGCCAATGCCATCGACAACGTGATATTCACATCCGCGGTTGGTACCACGCGCAATGCAGGCAGGCCGAGATAACGCTCACCAATGGTTGGCAGGAAATCCACCGGGATCAGGTCCATCAGGTTCATCAGAAACACCCAGACGAACACGGTCAGCGCCAGCGGAGCAATCACCTTGCTCTTGCCGTGATACATATCCTTGACGCTGTTATCGACGAAGCCAACAATCAGCTCAACGGCGGTTTGCAACTTCCCTGGCACACCACTGGTGGCATTTTTGGCAACTTTGCGGAAAATCGCCAGAAAAACAACCCCGAGGACAATGGAGAAAAACATCGAGTCGACGTTAATCGACCAGAACCCCGTCCCGACCTGAAGCTGCGTCAGGTGGTGACCGATATACTCCTGTGGAGTCAAGACTTCTCCTGCAGACATGATGCCTCTTACCCTTATTTAGTTAAGTTCGGTAACTGTTTATCACGGCTGGTGCCACTATCTGCACAATCAACACCGCTAAATAGGTCAGGCCAAGCGGTATAAACGCCGCTTTGAACACCCCAAGCGCCACGATCAACAACACGATGGTGATCACGACCTTCAGCCCCTCGCCAATGGCGAACGACCAGGCAACCCGACCGGGCGCCGGCGTCTGCGCCTGATGACGCAAGGCAAACAGCATAAACATGGCGTTCGGTAACCAGGCTGCAAGACCGCCTGCGAATGCCGAGCCGCTCCACTCCAGACTTTTCAGCCAAAAAGCAGCGCTGATCAAAACAAAAGTCATTAACTGCAGGAACAGCAGTTTGCGTGCAACTTTTCCGCTGTAAAGGGACACAGACATGACGTTTGTTCTCTCCGTACCCTTTAGGGGTATGCTGAGTGACGTATAAAACTGCCTTTGCCGTTCAGAGTCAAGCAGCAAAAAACGTGCAAATTATACGGGCCACTCCAACGAATTCAATCGATAAGTAGCGAAAAGGTGAACAATTATTTAAATTTCCCCTTTTGGGGCTATTTTCACAAGAAAACGGTCGGAATACTCGTTCTCATTTATTTGTCTGATTATTCCAATGTTGCGCAGAGAAACGTGCAACCGATCACAATAATGATTCTTTCTGATTTATAGCCCAGGTTAACAGTTGGCGTCTTTAGCTAATTGAGCGATTAAAAAATATTATAAATCAAAATATTATAACGTAACCAATCAAAAACAATCCTTATACCCCGTAAAAACCTTCTATTGACATTTACATGAGTAATATCGCAACAGCAGATTAACACCAACAGCAAAAGAGAATCTTTCCCATATCGTTGCTAACGTGACTATTACGCTTTGCAATGACTGGTTTATGGCGTTTTCTATGTTAATAAAACGTTAATTACCTAAAAACCTCTCAGTTCATTAGCCTGCTTATTTTTAGCTTACGTGTCTTGCTCTAATTCCTGAGAGTTTGATTCTGAGCAAACTTAATTTCGCTTGAGAACCACCAAATGCCGTTCACCTTCCAATTCCGGCACCTGTAAACGGATCACCGACTCCAGAGAAACCCCCTCCGGCAACTGTGCCAACTCGTCCTCAGGGCAAACCCCTTTCAGCGCATAGAAACGCCCCTGCCCTTGCGTAGGCAGATGGTGGCACCAGGACAACATATCTTGCAGCGAAGCAAAAGCGCGGCTGATTACGCCATCAAAAGGCGGCTCTGCCGGAAACGCTTCTACACGGCTTTGTACAGGTTCAATATTTTTCAGCCCCAACTCATGCTGCACCTGCCGCAGAAAGCGTACGCGCTTACCCAAGCTGTCCAGTAGGGTGAAATGCGCATCGGGACGTACGATCGCCAAAGGAATGCCAGGCAGACCAGGGCCCGTCCCTACATCGATAAAGCGTGTCCCCTCCAGGTGTGGATTAACCACAATGCTATCCAATATATGACGCACCAGCATTTGCAGAGGATCGCGAACTGAAGTGAGGTTGTAAGCCTTGTTCCACTTGTCGAGCATACCGACATAACCCAACAATTGCTGTTTTTGTTGATCGGGAAGCGCAATTCCAGCTGCTGAAAGCAACGAATCTAATTTTTTTTGCACAACAGAGTCCTCTGACAGGCGCGGAACAGCGGGCCAACCCGGAGCTGCTCCCTATAAGGCAACCAATGATAATTCAGGCTTGGAGAGATGTCAGTGGCCGTTTGCACAACAGATAGGCAAACGACCACTCGGACAGAGATTTAGGCGCTACGGCGCAGCAACCCCTGTTTTTTCAGCCAGATCAGCAGAATAGAAATCGCAGCTGGCGTGATGCCAGAAATGCGTGATGCCTGGCCGATCGAGTTAGGTTTGTGATCGTTGAGTTTGGCGATCACTTCATTCGATAACCCGGAAACCTGACGGTAATCAAGATCCAGCGGTAGCACGGTGTTTTCGTTGCGTTGCTGTTTTTCGATCTCATCTTGCTGGCGAGCGATATAACCTTCGTATTTCACCTGGATTTCCACTTGCTCAGCGGCTTGGGTATCCTCTAGGGCAGGAGAAAAAGCAGCAACCGCCGTCAGTTGGGCATAGTCCATTTCAGGACGACGTAACAGTTCTTCACCGTTGACTTCACGTGACAGCGGAGCCTTTAGCAAGACGTTAACCTGATCGACATTTTCCGAGTGCGGGTGTACCCAGATATCCCGTAAGCGCTGACGTTCCTGTTCGATGTGCTCGAGCTTCTCGCAGTAACGTGCCCAACGCTCATCATCCACCAAGCCAAGTTCACGCCCTTTTTCTGTCAAGCGAAGATCTGCATTGTCTTCACGCAGCATCAGACGATATTCAGCTCTGGAGGTAAACATGCGATAGGGTTCTTTAGTGCCCAAGGTACTGAGATCGTCTACCAGCACGCCCAGATAAGCCTGATCGCGGCGTGGTGACCAACCTTCGTCTTCCGAGGCATAACGACCCGCATTTAACCCAGCCAACAGACCTTGTGCCGCGGCCTCTTCATAGCCAGTAGTGCCATTGATCTGGCCAGCAAAGAACAGACCCTGGATGAATTTGCTTTCCAGCGTCGGTTTCAGATCGCGCGGATCGAAGAAATCATATTCGATGGCATAACCTGGGCGCACAATGCGCGCATTCTGCATCCCTTCCATCGAACGCACAATTTGCATCTGGACATCGAATGGCAGGCTGGTGGAAATGCCGTTCGGGTAAATTTCATTGCTGGTCAATCCTTCCGGTTCAAGGAAGATCTGATGAGCATTACGATCGGCAAAACGCATCACTTTGTCTTCGATCGACGGGCAATAACGTGGTCCGATCCCTTCAATGATCCCGGCATACATCGGGCTACGATCGAGGTTGTTGCGGATCACCTCGTGGGTTTTTTCATTGGTGTGTGTGATGTAGCACGGAACTTGCTGCGGATGCTGGCTGGCATTACCCAGGAAAGAAAACACCGGGATAGGCGTATCACCATGCTGTTCTGCCAGAACACTGAAATCAATAGTCCGAGCATCAATACGCGGTGGTGTCCCTGTTTTCAGACGATTGACACGCAGCGGTAACTCACGCAGACGTCGTGATAGAGAGATCGACGGAGGATCTCCAGCACGACCGCCGCTGTAATTCTCGAGACCAATATGGATCTTGCCATCCAAGAAAGTCCCCACGGTGAGTACTACCGCTTTAGCTCGGAATTTGAGGCCCATTTGGGTAACGGCGCCCACTACGCGATCGTTTTCCACAATAAGATCTTCAACCGCCTGTTGGAAGATCATCAGGTTTGGTTGGTTCTCTAATGCGGTACGAACGGCTTGCCGATACAAGACACGATCGGCCTGAGCCCGGGTTGCTCGAACGGCAGGGCCTTTGCTGGCGTTTAGTATCCTAAACTGAATGCCTGCATGGTCGATCGCCTTGGCCATCAGTCCACCGAGTGCATCAATTTCCTTAACCAGATGCCCTTTACCAATACCACCAATCGCCGGATTACAGGACATTTGTCCCAGCGTGTCGATATTGTGTGTCAGTAATAACGTTTGACGTCCCATACGCGCAGCAGCCATTGCCGCTTCGGTACCGGCATGACCCCCACCGATGATAATGACGTCAAATTGATCTGGATAAAACATGGAACTGCACCTCGAAGTACTAGCGGACGATCGTTGTTTGCCCAAGGCTGGGGATTCTACTCAAGTTTAGACGATCGACCAAGCGGTCAGGATCGTAGGTAATTAAAAGAAGATCTTTTTTATTTAAAGATCTCTTTACTAGATCTCTTATTAGGATCGCGATCCTCTGTGGATAAGTGATTATTCACGATGAAGATCATGGTATTAACGAGGATCGTTTGCTGTGAATGATCGGTGATCCTGGCTCGTATAAGCTGGGATCTAAATGGCATGTTATACACAGCCTGAAAAGCGTACGACGGTTGTTATTGGGATAACTACGGGTTTTACCCTGCTTATAAGCGTAGTTATCCACAATCGTTCGCGCGATCTTTAACCGAATTAGAGTAAATTAATCCAATTTCTTACCCATTCTTCTGCCGGATCCTCGGGAATTTCATGTTGGGTCACGTCGATCTCGAGACGATCGCCGATCCTTTTCGCTCCTCGAGCCTGGAAAAGATCGTCGATCTGTTTGATCGCGCCACAGAAGGTGTCGTACTCAGAACTGCCTAGGCCAACAGCGCCAAACGTTACCTGGGATAAATCAGGTTGCTGTTCTTCTACCTGTTCCAACAGCGGTTGCAGATTATCCGGTAGATCGCCTGCGCCATGTGTGGAGGAAACCACCAGCCACAGCCCGGACAGCGTTAGCTCTTCCAATTCAGGGCCATGCAGCATCTCTGTAGAAAAACCGGCTTCTTCAAGCTTTTCAGCCAAATGTTCAGCCACGTATTCAGCACTGCCAAGCGTACTGCCACTGATCAGAGTAATGTCTGCCATGAATGATCCCAACTTTTCCGAAGAGGCGCTATTGTACGCTGTGAATGAGCTGGGATCTACCTGTGGATAATATGGGTATATCTCCGTCGTCTTTCAAGTTACAGCGTTGTTGGCTGCGCTTACTGACCCCAGTCACTTACCGGTGTAAGCTCCTGGGGATAAGTAAGCTGGCCGCCTAACTGCAACTTGAAATCCATAGGGGAGTAAAATAGGTAGGTAATTTAAGGCGTAATGGTACGCATAATCGGGTTCTGCAGCGAGATCAGGGTCTCTGTTGACTGGATCTCGTCGATAGTCTGGATCTTGTTGATAAGTACCTGTTGCAGCGCATCGATCGAGCGGCACATCACCTTGATGAACACGCTGTAGTGGCCAGTGGTGTAATAGGCTTCTACCACTTCCTCCAGGCTTTCGAGTTTTTTCAGTGCTGAAGGATAGTCTTTGGCGCTCTTTAATATAATGCCAATAAAACAGCAGACGTCATAACCCAGCTGTTTTGGATTCACATCCACCCTTGCACCGGTAATGATCCCGGCCTGCTTCATCTTCTCTACCCGCACGTGAATCGTGCCAGGGCTAACGGCGAAGTTCTTGGCCAGTTCGGCGTAAGGCGTACGGGCATTTTCCATTAAGGCGTTAAGGATGCCGCGATCGAGATTATCGATCTGATAAATTTCCGCCATTAAATCCCCCATTAATTGCTGATTGTTGAATTATCACCGCTTAAAAATGACCGATTAAAAGTGAAAAGGCAATATTGATTGTTGGATATTGAATTGTGGTGCCATTTTGTTGCTTAATCATCGGCAATGAGACAGGTTATTTAAGAGATACGGCAATGAAAAAGCAGTTTATCCAAAAACAACAACAAATCAGCTTTGTGAAATCTTTCTTCTCCCGCCAGCTAGAGCAACAGTTGGGTTTGATTGAGGTCCAGGCACCGATCCTCAGCCGCTTGGGTGATGGTACCCAAGATAACCTTTCTGGTAGTGAGAAAGCCGTTCAGGTGAAAGTAAAAAGCTTGCCGGAATCGACCTTTGAAGTGGTGCATTCGCTGGCAAAATGGAAACGTAAAACTCTTGGCTGTTACGATTTTAGCGCGGGTGAAGGTTTGTATACCCACATGAAAGCGTTACGCCCGGATGAAGATCGCCTGACGCCGATCCACTCGGTGTATGTTGATCAATGGGACTGGGAAAGGGTAATGGGAGATGGCGAACGTAGCCCGGCTTACCTGCAGGATACCGTTAAGCGGATTTATGACGCTATAAAAGAAACGGAAGCGGCGGTAAGCCGTGAATTTGGTCTGGCACCGTTCCTGCCAGAGCAGATTCATTTTATTCACAGCGAAACCCTGTTACAGCGTTACCCAGATTTAGATGCCAAAGGCCGCGAGCGTGCCATCGCTAAAGAATTGGGCGCGGTATTCCTGATTGGCATCGGCGGTAAATTGTCCCATGGCAAATCCCATGATGTGCGTGCGCCGGATTATGATGACTGGACGACACCGGGTGCCGAAGGACAGAAAGGTCTCAACGGCGACATTGTGGTGTGGAACCCGGTATTGCAGGATGCGTTCGAGCTTTCTTCCATGGGGATCCGTGTTGATGCTGCGGCATTGCAACATCAGCTGACGCTGACGGATGACCTGGATCGCCTGAAGTTGGAATGGCATCAGTCGCTGTTGCGCGGTGAAATGCCGCAGACGATTGGCGGCGGCATTGGGCAATCACGACTGGTGATGTTGTTGCTGCAACTGTCGCATATTGGCCAGGTACAGTGCGGCGTGTGGGCACCGGAAGTGCGCGAGTCTATAGAAGGGTTGCTGTAACGTTAGCGCCGCCAGCGGCGCATTAAACGGCTTTTTAACCCGGTATCAAAGCGCCAGATATGATCGAAGATGCGCATGATACCGGGTTTACCATAAGCCGACATCGCCACCGCATGAAAGCGTTGTTGGTGACTTTGCTGCTGTTGTTTTACTTTCTTTATCACCTCATCCGGCAATCGCTGAGCAATAAAGTCGGAAATAATCACCGCATCGGCATCAAACCAATCGCTTTCTGCCATTTTTGTCACCGTTGCGTTCAGGCAGGCCGCCAAATCGGTTCCCCCTCGAAAATGCTGGCCCAAAAAGCGCACTGCCTGTTCAATGCCGCTGGCTGCCGTCAATTCATAGTGCACAATCTGGTTGGCAAACAACATGATGTAACAACGGCGGTTGTCGGCCAACGCGATACGTAATAACGCCAGACAAAAGGCTTTGGCACATTGTTCATTAAAACCGCCCATCGAACCGGAAGTATCGACACAAACAATAAATGGCCCGCGAGGTTGCTGATCCTGTTGCTGATGGGTGACCTGGCGCATCAGGATCTGTTCCTGCCAGGCGTCGCCCTGCAAGCGGTAACTCAGCAGCCGCTTTTCCAGTAGCCGCCGGTAAAACTCGAATTCCAACTCTTCAATACCCAGCGTGGCCAGCTCTGGCGGTAATAACCGCAGAATATCGTCACTCTGGTGAATACCGCTGACTTCTTCTGGCTGAATGGCAGGAACCTGAACCATTACCCGAAACGGCTCAGGTTGTGCATCCTGTTGTGGCACGGCCTTGGCTTCATAGCTGCGCCCCAACTGCTGAGCCAGCTTTTGTAATTCGGGTTGTTGTTGCAGGAAGTTGCCATATTCCACCAGCCGTTGGTAGTCACCGCGTTGCAAGTGGCCTTTGCTCATATCCCATAATCGGCCTGCGGCGGTGTCATTCTCTGCCAGAACCGGCTCCAGTGCCCCGCTTAATGCCAATCGTTCCTGCAGTTCGGCCATTAACTGTTCTCGCTCCTGATCCAGCAACTGGTGGTGCAACATCGTGGCCTGTAATGTCAGGCTGATGCGCCAACGCTGTAAAAACAGGGTCTGGAAACTGCCATCAAGGGGATGGTTGGCCAGATCGGCGGTATCGACCAGTTTTCTCGCCTGCTCATAAAACGGCGAAATCAGTTGGCGTAGTAAGTCGAGCGTATCGTTGAGATTATGGAAGAACTGAGAGGGGGTTTCCAACTGGCATTGCTGGTAACGGTAAAACTCCTGTGCCAACGCCGGGGGCACCATGGCCTGGTGAACCCGCTCTTTTAGTTGCCGTTTCCAACGGGGAAGATCGTGGTTCAGCGCCCGGCGTATTGCCGGGAATTTATTGAAATACACCATTAGCTGTGGGGCGGCTAACATGCCAATGATCATCTCTTCGATCAGTTCCCCTTCGGCG
Coding sequences within it:
- the atpF gene encoding F0F1 ATP synthase subunit B; the encoded protein is MNLNATILGQAIAFILFVWFCMKYVWPPIMAAIEKRQKEIADGLASAERAKKDLDLAQANATDQLKTAKAEAQVIIEQANKRKAQIMDEAKAEAEQERNKIVAQAQAEIEAERKRAREELRKQVAMLAIAGAEKIIERSVDEAANSDIVDKLVAEL
- the atpE gene encoding F0F1 ATP synthase subunit C, which produces MENLSMDLLYMAAAVMMGLAAIGAAIGIGILGGKFLEGAARQPDLIPLLRTQFFIVMGLVDAIPMIAVGLGLYVMFAVA
- the atpB gene encoding F0F1 ATP synthase subunit A encodes the protein MSAGEVLTPQEYIGHHLTQLQVGTGFWSINVDSMFFSIVLGVVFLAIFRKVAKNATSGVPGKLQTAVELIVGFVDNSVKDMYHGKSKVIAPLALTVFVWVFLMNLMDLIPVDFLPTIGERYLGLPALRVVPTADVNITLSMALAVFVLILFYSIKMKGVGGFVKELTMQPFNHPVFIPINLILEGVSLLSKPVSLGLRLFGNMYAGELIFILIAGLLPWWSQWILSLPWAIFHILIITLQAFIFMVLTIVYLSMASEEH
- the atpI gene encoding F0F1 ATP synthase subunit I; translation: MSVSLYSGKVARKLLFLQLMTFVLISAAFWLKSLEWSGSAFAGGLAAWLPNAMFMLFALRHQAQTPAPGRVAWSFAIGEGLKVVITIVLLIVALGVFKAAFIPLGLTYLAVLIVQIVAPAVINSYRT
- the rsmG gene encoding 16S rRNA (guanine(527)-N(7))-methyltransferase RsmG encodes the protein MQKKLDSLLSAAGIALPDQQKQQLLGYVGMLDKWNKAYNLTSVRDPLQMLVRHILDSIVVNPHLEGTRFIDVGTGPGLPGIPLAIVRPDAHFTLLDSLGKRVRFLRQVQHELGLKNIEPVQSRVEAFPAEPPFDGVISRAFASLQDMLSWCHHLPTQGQGRFYALKGVCPEDELAQLPEGVSLESVIRLQVPELEGERHLVVLKRN
- the mnmG gene encoding tRNA uridine-5-carboxymethylaminomethyl(34) synthesis enzyme MnmG, with amino-acid sequence MFYPDQFDVIIIGGGHAGTEAAMAAARMGRQTLLLTHNIDTLGQMSCNPAIGGIGKGHLVKEIDALGGLMAKAIDHAGIQFRILNASKGPAVRATRAQADRVLYRQAVRTALENQPNLMIFQQAVEDLIVENDRVVGAVTQMGLKFRAKAVVLTVGTFLDGKIHIGLENYSGGRAGDPPSISLSRRLRELPLRVNRLKTGTPPRIDARTIDFSVLAEQHGDTPIPVFSFLGNASQHPQQVPCYITHTNEKTHEVIRNNLDRSPMYAGIIEGIGPRYCPSIEDKVMRFADRNAHQIFLEPEGLTSNEIYPNGISTSLPFDVQMQIVRSMEGMQNARIVRPGYAIEYDFFDPRDLKPTLESKFIQGLFFAGQINGTTGYEEAAAQGLLAGLNAGRYASEDEGWSPRRDQAYLGVLVDDLSTLGTKEPYRMFTSRAEYRLMLREDNADLRLTEKGRELGLVDDERWARYCEKLEHIEQERQRLRDIWVHPHSENVDQVNVLLKAPLSREVNGEELLRRPEMDYAQLTAVAAFSPALEDTQAAEQVEIQVKYEGYIARQQDEIEKQQRNENTVLPLDLDYRQVSGLSNEVIAKLNDHKPNSIGQASRISGITPAAISILLIWLKKQGLLRRSA
- the mioC gene encoding FMN-binding protein MioC, translated to MADITLISGSTLGSAEYVAEHLAEKLEEAGFSTEMLHGPELEELTLSGLWLVVSSTHGAGDLPDNLQPLLEQVEEQQPDLSQVTFGAVGLGSSEYDTFCGAIKQIDDLFQARGAKRIGDRLEIDVTQHEIPEDPAEEWVRNWINLL
- the asnC gene encoding transcriptional regulator AsnC, producing the protein MAEIYQIDNLDRGILNALMENARTPYAELAKNFAVSPGTIHVRVEKMKQAGIITGARVDVNPKQLGYDVCCFIGIILKSAKDYPSALKKLESLEEVVEAYYTTGHYSVFIKVMCRSIDALQQVLINKIQTIDEIQSTETLISLQNPIMRTITP
- the asnA gene encoding aspartate--ammonia ligase — translated: MKKQFIQKQQQISFVKSFFSRQLEQQLGLIEVQAPILSRLGDGTQDNLSGSEKAVQVKVKSLPESTFEVVHSLAKWKRKTLGCYDFSAGEGLYTHMKALRPDEDRLTPIHSVYVDQWDWERVMGDGERSPAYLQDTVKRIYDAIKETEAAVSREFGLAPFLPEQIHFIHSETLLQRYPDLDAKGRERAIAKELGAVFLIGIGGKLSHGKSHDVRAPDYDDWTTPGAEGQKGLNGDIVVWNPVLQDAFELSSMGIRVDAAALQHQLTLTDDLDRLKLEWHQSLLRGEMPQTIGGGIGQSRLVMLLLQLSHIGQVQCGVWAPEVRESIEGLL
- the viaA gene encoding ATPase RavA stimulator ViaA, which produces MLSLETLDLLLSIAEGELIEEMIIGMLAAPQLMVYFNKFPAIRRALNHDLPRWKRQLKERVHQAMVPPALAQEFYRYQQCQLETPSQFFHNLNDTLDLLRQLISPFYEQARKLVDTADLANHPLDGSFQTLFLQRWRISLTLQATMLHHQLLDQEREQLMAELQERLALSGALEPVLAENDTAAGRLWDMSKGHLQRGDYQRLVEYGNFLQQQPELQKLAQQLGRSYEAKAVPQQDAQPEPFRVMVQVPAIQPEEVSGIHQSDDILRLLPPELATLGIEELEFEFYRRLLEKRLLSYRLQGDAWQEQILMRQVTHQQQDQQPRGPFIVCVDTSGSMGGFNEQCAKAFCLALLRIALADNRRCYIMLFANQIVHYELTAASGIEQAVRFLGQHFRGGTDLAACLNATVTKMAESDWFDADAVIISDFIAQRLPDEVIKKVKQQQQSHQQRFHAVAMSAYGKPGIMRIFDHIWRFDTGLKSRLMRRWRR